The Primulina huaijiensis isolate GDHJ02 chromosome 17, ASM1229523v2, whole genome shotgun sequence genome window below encodes:
- the LOC140962305 gene encoding THO complex subunit 6 isoform X1 translates to MGVERMDCRNWDEDAYRESILGERESLTRTIFRTTFAPNANPNPNSDHIATASSDGSIASYSISSCLAYGCGTARGENWLTAEPNFLTQGHDGPAYDVKFYGEDDDSLLLSCGDDGRVRGWKWKEVMGSEAPIQGGKLKPVLDLVNPQHKGPWGALSPIPENNALAVDCQRGSIYAAAGDSYAYCWDVEKCEVKTVFKGHSNYLHSIAACKLSNQIITGSEDGTARIWDCTAGKCIQIIDPIPDKKSNTSYPCVSCVTIDSSESWLACGKGQSLSVWNLPARECVFSTATHACIQDVLFDNNQVSLCIFYFINTSFLRQLGSSSHLYVLRMVFQKPSDFSCWSRTISHQIQLKWKNSFTNSMCSSICIFNFSASFWCYVCIWLWSSCRHHFAIWKSLVYIPLQKHIS, encoded by the exons ATGGGAGTTGAAAGAATGGACTGCAGGAACTGGGACGAAGACGCTTACAGAGAAAGCATTTTAGGGGAGAGAGAATCCCTTACCCGGACCATTTTCCGTACCACATTTGCTCCAAACGCTAACCCTAATCCCAATTCCGATCACATCGCCACCGCCTCCAGCGACGGCTCTATTGCCTCTTACTCCATTTCCTCCTGCTTG GCATATGGTTGCGGGACTGCAAGGGGTGAAAA TTGGTTGACAGCGGAACCGAATTTTTTGACTCAAGGGCATGATGGACCTGCTTATGATGTTAAATTTTATGGTGAAGATGATGATTCTTTGCTACTGAG TTGTGGTGATGATGGCCGAGTACGAGGGTGGAAATGGAAAGAGGTTATGGGAAGTGAAGCTCCTATACAAG GAGGCAAGTTGAAGCCGGTGCTTGATTTGGTGAATCCTCAGCATAA AGGTCCTTGGGGTGCTCTCTCTCCTATTCCAGAGAACAATGCTTTGGCAGTTGATTGTCAG AGGGGATCCATCTATGCAGCTGCCGGTGATTCTTATGCGTATTGCTGGGATGTG GAGAAATGTGAGGTTAAGACGGTCTTCAAAGGGCACTCAAACTATCTACACAGCATTGCTGCGTGCAAGTTGAGCAATCAG ATCATAACTGGTTCAGAAGATGGCACTGCTCGAATATGGG ATTGCACAGCTGGGAAATGCATCCAAATAATTGATCCCATACCAGATAAGAAATCAAACACATCTTATCCATGTGTTAGTTGCGTCACTATTGATTCTAGCGAGAGCTGGTTG GCTTGTGGAAAGGGCCAATCTTTGTCAGTCTGGAATCTTCCTGCTCGTGAATGCGTTTTTAGCACGGCAACTCATGCTTGTATTCAAGATGTTCTATTTGATAATAATCAAGTTAGTTTGTGcatattttatttcatcaaCACATCATTTCTTCGTCAGTTAGGTTCAAGTTCTCATCTGTACGTGTTACGGATGGTTTTTCAAAAGCCATCAG ATTTTAGCTGTTGGAGCAGAACCATTTCTCACCAGATTCAACTTAAATGGAAAAATTCTTTCACAAATTCAATGTGCTCCTCAATCTGTATTTTCAATTTCTCTGCATCCTTCTGGT GTTACGTCTGTATCTGGTTATGGAGCTCTTGTAGACATCATTTCGCAATTTGGAAGTCACTCGTGTACATTCCGTTGCAGAAGCATATAAGTTAA
- the LOC140962305 gene encoding THO complex subunit 6 isoform X3, whose translation MGVERMDCRNWDEDAYRESILGERESLTRTIFRTTFAPNANPNPNSDHIATASSDGSIASYSISSCLAYGCGTARGENWLTAEPNFLTQGHDGPAYDVKFYGEDDDSLLLSCGDDGRVRGWKWKEVMGSEAPIQGGKLKPVLDLVNPQHKGPWGALSPIPENNALAVDCQRGSIYAAAGDSYAYCWDVEKCEVKTVFKGHSNYLHSIAACKLSNQIITGSEDGTARIWDCTAGKCIQIIDPIPDKKSNTSYPCVSCVTIDSSESWLACGKGQSLSVWNLPARECVFSTATHACIQDVLFDNNQILAVGAEPFLTRFNLNGKILSQIQCAPQSVFSISLHPSGVTSVSGYGALVDIISQFGSHSCTFRCRSI comes from the exons ATGGGAGTTGAAAGAATGGACTGCAGGAACTGGGACGAAGACGCTTACAGAGAAAGCATTTTAGGGGAGAGAGAATCCCTTACCCGGACCATTTTCCGTACCACATTTGCTCCAAACGCTAACCCTAATCCCAATTCCGATCACATCGCCACCGCCTCCAGCGACGGCTCTATTGCCTCTTACTCCATTTCCTCCTGCTTG GCATATGGTTGCGGGACTGCAAGGGGTGAAAA TTGGTTGACAGCGGAACCGAATTTTTTGACTCAAGGGCATGATGGACCTGCTTATGATGTTAAATTTTATGGTGAAGATGATGATTCTTTGCTACTGAG TTGTGGTGATGATGGCCGAGTACGAGGGTGGAAATGGAAAGAGGTTATGGGAAGTGAAGCTCCTATACAAG GAGGCAAGTTGAAGCCGGTGCTTGATTTGGTGAATCCTCAGCATAA AGGTCCTTGGGGTGCTCTCTCTCCTATTCCAGAGAACAATGCTTTGGCAGTTGATTGTCAG AGGGGATCCATCTATGCAGCTGCCGGTGATTCTTATGCGTATTGCTGGGATGTG GAGAAATGTGAGGTTAAGACGGTCTTCAAAGGGCACTCAAACTATCTACACAGCATTGCTGCGTGCAAGTTGAGCAATCAG ATCATAACTGGTTCAGAAGATGGCACTGCTCGAATATGGG ATTGCACAGCTGGGAAATGCATCCAAATAATTGATCCCATACCAGATAAGAAATCAAACACATCTTATCCATGTGTTAGTTGCGTCACTATTGATTCTAGCGAGAGCTGGTTG GCTTGTGGAAAGGGCCAATCTTTGTCAGTCTGGAATCTTCCTGCTCGTGAATGCGTTTTTAGCACGGCAACTCATGCTTGTATTCAAGATGTTCTATTTGATAATAATCAA ATTTTAGCTGTTGGAGCAGAACCATTTCTCACCAGATTCAACTTAAATGGAAAAATTCTTTCACAAATTCAATGTGCTCCTCAATCTGTATTTTCAATTTCTCTGCATCCTTCTGGT GTTACGTCTGTATCTGGTTATGGAGCTCTTGTAGACATCATTTCGCAATTTGGAAGTCACTCGTGTACATTCCGTTGCAGAAGCATATAA
- the LOC140962305 gene encoding THO complex subunit 6 isoform X2 encodes MGVERMDCRNWDEDAYRESILGERESLTRTIFRTTFAPNANPNPNSDHIATASSDGSIASYSISSCLAYGCGTARGENWLTAEPNFLTQGHDGPAYDVKFYGEDDDSLLLSCGDDGRVRGWKWKEVMGSEAPIQGGKLKPVLDLVNPQHKGPWGALSPIPENNALAVDCQRGSIYAAAGDSYAYCWDVEKCEVKTVFKGHSNYLHSIAACKLSNQIITGSEDGTARIWDCTAGKCIQIIDPIPDKKSNTSYPCVSCVTIDSSESWLACGKGQSLSVWNLPARECVFSTATHACIQDVLFDNNQQILAVGAEPFLTRFNLNGKILSQIQCAPQSVFSISLHPSGVTSVSGYGALVDIISQFGSHSCTFRCRSI; translated from the exons ATGGGAGTTGAAAGAATGGACTGCAGGAACTGGGACGAAGACGCTTACAGAGAAAGCATTTTAGGGGAGAGAGAATCCCTTACCCGGACCATTTTCCGTACCACATTTGCTCCAAACGCTAACCCTAATCCCAATTCCGATCACATCGCCACCGCCTCCAGCGACGGCTCTATTGCCTCTTACTCCATTTCCTCCTGCTTG GCATATGGTTGCGGGACTGCAAGGGGTGAAAA TTGGTTGACAGCGGAACCGAATTTTTTGACTCAAGGGCATGATGGACCTGCTTATGATGTTAAATTTTATGGTGAAGATGATGATTCTTTGCTACTGAG TTGTGGTGATGATGGCCGAGTACGAGGGTGGAAATGGAAAGAGGTTATGGGAAGTGAAGCTCCTATACAAG GAGGCAAGTTGAAGCCGGTGCTTGATTTGGTGAATCCTCAGCATAA AGGTCCTTGGGGTGCTCTCTCTCCTATTCCAGAGAACAATGCTTTGGCAGTTGATTGTCAG AGGGGATCCATCTATGCAGCTGCCGGTGATTCTTATGCGTATTGCTGGGATGTG GAGAAATGTGAGGTTAAGACGGTCTTCAAAGGGCACTCAAACTATCTACACAGCATTGCTGCGTGCAAGTTGAGCAATCAG ATCATAACTGGTTCAGAAGATGGCACTGCTCGAATATGGG ATTGCACAGCTGGGAAATGCATCCAAATAATTGATCCCATACCAGATAAGAAATCAAACACATCTTATCCATGTGTTAGTTGCGTCACTATTGATTCTAGCGAGAGCTGGTTG GCTTGTGGAAAGGGCCAATCTTTGTCAGTCTGGAATCTTCCTGCTCGTGAATGCGTTTTTAGCACGGCAACTCATGCTTGTATTCAAGATGTTCTATTTGATAATAATCAA CAGATTTTAGCTGTTGGAGCAGAACCATTTCTCACCAGATTCAACTTAAATGGAAAAATTCTTTCACAAATTCAATGTGCTCCTCAATCTGTATTTTCAATTTCTCTGCATCCTTCTGGT GTTACGTCTGTATCTGGTTATGGAGCTCTTGTAGACATCATTTCGCAATTTGGAAGTCACTCGTGTACATTCCGTTGCAGAAGCATATAA
- the LOC140963341 gene encoding uncharacterized mitochondrial protein AtMg00820-like, with amino-acid sequence MSSTLGDHCLSPSHKFFVHTISSVVEPNNFSQAVVQPEWRQAMFEELRALERNGTWSIVSLPPNKRVVGCRWVYKAKFFADGRLECYKERPVAKGCTQQEGIDYLETFSHVAKLVTMRTLLALASIHGWFLTQLDVNNAFLHGLI; translated from the coding sequence ATGTCTTCTACTCTTGGTGATCATTGTTTGTCCCCATCTCACAAATTTTTCGTACATACTATATCGTCTGTTGTCGAACCAAACAATTTCTCTCAGGCCGTTGTTCAACCTGAATGGAGACAAGCCATGTTTGAGGAATTGCGAGCTTTGGAACGTAATGGGACTTGGTCCATAGTGTCTTTGCCACCTAACAAGCGTGTTGTAGGCTGTAGGTGGGTGTATAAAGCAAAATTCTTTGCTGATGGTCGTTTGGAATGTTATAAGGAAAGGCCCGTAGCTAAGGGCTGCACACAACAAGAGGGTATTGATTATCTTGAGACATTCTCACATGTCGCAAAGTTGGTAACCATGAGAACTTTGTTGGCCTTGGCTTCTATTCATGGCTGGTTTTTAACACAACTAGATGTAAATAATGCATTCTTGCACGGTCTTATCTGA
- the LOC140963342 gene encoding uncharacterized protein codes for MERGAPNSNVQCSTTNQGQGQRIAFEDYGSLFYLQNDDHPGLVPVSHPLSGNNYNTWSRAMTMTLTAKNNLSFVDGTSVRPPIEDLLYGAWIRCNSMVISWILNSVSREIADSLMYIDTAHEVWIYLRDRFHQSNAPRIFQIKKLLNGLQQGLMDISGYYTRMRTLWDELRDFQPIFVCTCGSIKEWMNYQNQDCFLQFLMGLNDSYAQIRAQILMMDPLPVMSKIFSLVVQEERHQSIHKGACSGSGSAHPQSSMHQSVAAAFVKGSSHGKSNKNDKQMICSYCHYPGHTADKCYQLHGYPPSHPKYKQKQSEDRNRANQVQASTSASADIVPVCYSSDKGSNGLSD; via the coding sequence ATGGAGAGAGGTGCTCCAAACTCAAATGTTCAATGTTCCACCACTAATCAGGGCCAGGGCCAAAGAATCGCATTCGAAGATTATGGCAGCCTCTTCTACTTGCAGAATGATGATCATCCTGGTCTTGTTCCGGTGTCTCACCCTCTCTCAGGTAACAATTACAACACCTGGAGTCGTGCGATGACTATGACATTGACGGCGAAAAACAATTTGAGTTTCGTCGATGGCACCTCTGTGCGTCCTCCAATTGAGGATTTGTTGTATGGTGCTTGGATCCGCTGTAATAGCATGGTTATCTCCTGGATCCTTAATTCGGTTTCTCGTGAAATTGCGGATAGCTTAATGTACATTGATACTGCGCATGAAGTTTGGATTTATTTACGTGATCGTTTTCATCAAAGTAATGCTCCACGTATATTTCAGATTAAGAAACTCTTGAATGGTTTACAACAAGGATTGATGGATATCAGTGGGTATTATACTCGTATGAGGACTCTTTGGGACGAATTGAGGGATTTCCAGCCGATTTTTGTATGTACTTGTGGTTCGATTAAAGAGTGGATGAactatcaaaatcaagattgttttTTACAATTTCTGATGGGATTAAATGATTCTTATGCTCAAATACGAGCTCAGATTTTAATGATGGATCCACTTCCAGTCATGTCTAAGATTTTTTCACTTGTAGTACAGGAGGAAAgacatcaatcaatacataaagGAGCTTGTAGTGGTTCTGGTTCTGCTCATCCACAGTCCTCTATGCACCAATCTGTTGCTGCAGCCTTTGTTAAAGGATCTTCACATGgtaaaagcaataaaaatgatAAACAAATGATTTGTTCCTATTGTCACTATCCAGGGCACACAGCTGACAAGTGCTATCAACTCCATGGGTATCCACCTAGTCATCCTAAATACAAGCAAAAGCAAAGTGAAGACCGCAACCGAGCTAATCAAGTTCAAGCCTCTACTTCTGCCTCTGCTGATATTGTTCCAGTCTGTTATTCCAGTGACAAAGGATCAAATGGTTTGAGTGATTAA